In one window of Actinomycetota bacterium DNA:
- a CDS encoding phosphoglycerate dehydrogenase — MSFKEKILITEEINRQAADYLKKDFIVDTRKDIAGTELVKCIRDYSALIIKNATKVDEEVIKNAENLKVIAKAGAGTENIDVRSATRKGIYVVNSVSSNLVSASELTIALIMACAKKINIASKSASSGKSTDRTKLKGMEIEGKTLGIVGLGKIGYLVAKKAFALGMEVYAFDPYVLDDKFWQLGIKRKDNLEELFRVSDIISVHLPKTKDTTGVIDKKLFDCMKDEAIIVSLSKRDIINEDDLFDSVKEKKIAAAAIDFSEAEYAKGSKLSELEEVILTPHLSGSTLDAQEKTALEISRHVRNVLNGEIPGNAINLPLFNQEMIDMSYPFYELCNNLGSIFAQFFEKELESVEIIYNGRVAQLKTEFLTTVILSKILEIKTNERVNIVNARMICEEKKLKIKETKDTVTRDFMNLIKIKGSNDNYSMALSGTITGIKNVPRFISIDKFEIDMVPSRYMAFLRYKDIPGQIGRIGTAFGKLGVNIAAMHVGRKVVSGEALMGLNLDCEVTNDMLAEFKELSGFKDIKIINL; from the coding sequence ATGTCTTTTAAAGAAAAAATATTAATAACCGAGGAAATAAACAGGCAGGCGGCGGACTACCTGAAAAAAGATTTTATTGTTGACACAAGAAAAGATATTGCAGGCACTGAACTTGTTAAGTGTATAAGGGATTATTCTGCATTGATAATAAAAAACGCCACAAAAGTAGATGAAGAGGTCATTAAAAACGCTGAAAACCTGAAAGTAATAGCAAAGGCAGGAGCAGGTACGGAAAATATAGATGTCAGATCCGCGACCAGAAAGGGCATATATGTTGTTAATTCCGTGTCAAGCAATCTGGTGTCTGCTTCAGAACTGACAATCGCACTGATAATGGCATGCGCCAAAAAAATAAATATTGCAAGTAAATCAGCATCATCGGGAAAAAGTACTGACAGGACTAAATTGAAAGGAATGGAAATAGAGGGCAAGACCCTTGGAATAGTCGGTCTGGGGAAAATAGGATATCTTGTTGCAAAAAAAGCATTTGCATTAGGTATGGAAGTGTATGCTTTTGACCCTTATGTGCTGGATGATAAATTCTGGCAGCTGGGAATCAAAAGAAAAGATAATCTGGAAGAGCTGTTCAGAGTATCTGATATTATTTCAGTTCATCTCCCCAAAACAAAAGATACGACAGGAGTGATTGATAAAAAACTATTTGATTGCATGAAGGATGAAGCTATCATTGTCAGCCTTTCAAAAAGGGATATTATCAATGAAGACGATTTATTCGACTCTGTAAAAGAAAAAAAGATAGCTGCAGCTGCAATTGACTTTTCTGAGGCGGAATATGCTAAAGGTTCAAAACTTTCTGAGCTGGAAGAAGTCATACTTACCCCGCATCTGAGCGGTTCAACTCTGGATGCACAGGAAAAAACAGCTCTTGAAATAAGCAGGCATGTCCGGAACGTTCTGAATGGAGAAATTCCGGGAAATGCAATAAATCTTCCTCTGTTTAACCAGGAAATGATTGATATGTCATATCCTTTTTATGAACTTTGCAATAATCTGGGTTCTATTTTTGCCCAGTTTTTCGAAAAAGAACTTGAATCAGTTGAGATAATCTATAATGGCAGAGTAGCGCAGCTGAAAACAGAGTTTCTTACTACTGTCATTCTTTCAAAAATACTGGAGATTAAAACAAATGAAAGGGTTAACATTGTCAATGCCCGTATGATATGCGAAGAAAAAAAATTAAAAATAAAGGAGACAAAAGATACAGTAACCCGTGATTTTATGAATCTGATTAAAATCAAGGGAAGCAATGATAATTATTCAATGGCTTTGTCCGGTACTATTACCGGTATAAAAAATGTTCCAAGGTTTATTTCAATTGATAAATTTGAAATAGATATGGTTCCTTCAAGATATATGGCTTTCCTGAGATATAAAGATATTCCCGGACAGATAGGCAGAATTGGAACTGCATTCGGTAAATTAGGTGTAAATATTGCAGCAATGCATGTAGGAAGAAAGGTTGTGAGCGGAGAAGCCCTTATGGGCTTGAATCTTGACTGCGAAGTAACAAACGATATGCTTGCAGAGTTTAAGGAGCTGTCAGGTTTTAAGGATATAAAAATAATAAATCTATAA
- the ilvN gene encoding acetolactate synthase small subunit produces the protein MNHIISVMVENKSGVLARIAALFSRRGFNIESLAVGTTDDEKVSRITIVVNSDESSIEQITKQLHKLINVIKIQKLQPEHSVQRELVLIKVNTENKSRAEILEIGNIFRANVVDVTKGTIMLELTGNSNKISTFEELLKPYGILELVRTGMIACSRGKKY, from the coding sequence ATGAATCATATTATATCGGTAATGGTTGAAAACAAGTCCGGAGTACTTGCAAGAATAGCTGCGCTTTTCAGCAGAAGAGGCTTTAATATTGAAAGCCTTGCTGTCGGGACTACAGATGACGAAAAGGTTTCCAGAATAACTATAGTGGTTAATTCTGATGAATCAAGCATTGAGCAGATCACCAAACAGCTCCATAAATTAATAAATGTTATAAAGATTCAAAAACTACAACCGGAGCACTCTGTGCAGAGGGAACTGGTACTTATAAAAGTAAATACGGAAAATAAAAGCAGAGCGGAGATACTTGAAATAGGCAATATTTTCCGTGCCAATGTTGTAGATGTTACAAAAGGAACTATAATGTTGGAATTGACTGGAAATTCTAACAAAATAAGCACTTTTGAAGAATTGCTAAAACCTTATGGCATCCTGGAATTAGTCAGAACAGGAATGATTGCATGCTCCAGGGGAAAAAAATATTAA
- the ilvB gene encoding biosynthetic-type acetolactate synthase large subunit has product MSKISGSKMLLKCLREEGVEYIFGYPGGKVIPIYDAIYDEKKIKHILVRHEQCAAHAADGYARATGRTGVCMATSGPGGTNLITGIANAYMDSIPIVAITGQVSTAEIGTDSFQEADITGITSPITKHNYLVKNVKDLPATIKEAFYIASTGRPGPVLIDIPVDVQNALIDENAKAEINLPGYKPTIKGHLKQIKEAALKIYNSSRPVIFAGGGVVSSGADKELTEFARLSKIPVLTSLLGKGSFPESDELSLMMAGMHGTKFANLALTEASLIIGMGVRFDDRVTGKLSEFAKNAEIIHIDIDPAEIGKNVKVKIPIVGDVKNVLSDLIKEYKIIKEGKGDASRQEWLERILKWKEIYPVSYQNDTDSLKPGYIIEKLHEIVKDKAIICTEVGQNQMWAAQFFKCSRPRTFISSGGLGTMGFGFPSSIGAQFGCPDKLVFDIAGDGSIQMVSHEFATAVVNKLPIKIILLNNGNLGMVKQWQELFYNKRYSETLVRDCVDFVKLVEAYGGTGIRVKKKEDVEKAIKDAININNLVLIDFHIDPEENVFPMVAPGAPISEMMVLGKEKK; this is encoded by the coding sequence ATGAGTAAAATAAGCGGTTCAAAAATGCTTTTGAAATGTTTAAGAGAAGAAGGAGTAGAGTATATTTTCGGCTATCCGGGTGGGAAAGTCATACCGATTTATGATGCCATATATGATGAAAAAAAGATAAAGCATATTCTTGTCAGACATGAGCAATGTGCTGCTCATGCTGCAGACGGATATGCAAGAGCAACCGGAAGAACAGGCGTGTGCATGGCTACCTCAGGGCCCGGCGGAACCAACCTGATAACGGGAATAGCCAATGCATACATGGATTCCATACCTATTGTTGCAATTACCGGACAGGTTTCAACCGCAGAGATAGGTACCGATTCATTTCAGGAGGCAGATATAACAGGCATCACTTCTCCTATAACCAAACATAATTATCTTGTTAAAAATGTAAAGGATCTTCCTGCAACCATAAAGGAAGCTTTTTATATTGCTTCTACCGGCAGGCCGGGCCCTGTCCTTATTGACATTCCGGTTGATGTTCAGAATGCTCTTATTGATGAAAACGCCAAAGCCGAAATAAATTTACCGGGATACAAGCCAACTATCAAGGGTCATTTAAAGCAGATTAAGGAAGCGGCATTAAAGATATATAATAGCAGCAGGCCGGTAATTTTTGCCGGCGGAGGGGTTGTTTCTTCCGGAGCCGACAAAGAGCTTACAGAGTTTGCAAGACTCTCAAAAATTCCTGTTCTCACTTCTCTGCTTGGAAAAGGTTCATTTCCTGAAAGTGATGAGCTTTCCCTTATGATGGCTGGAATGCATGGGACAAAATTTGCAAATCTTGCTCTCACGGAAGCATCTCTTATCATAGGAATGGGGGTAAGATTTGATGACAGGGTTACAGGAAAATTAAGCGAGTTTGCAAAAAATGCTGAGATAATCCATATAGATATTGATCCTGCTGAAATAGGCAAAAATGTAAAAGTAAAAATTCCTATTGTAGGGGATGTAAAAAATGTTCTATCCGATCTTATTAAAGAATATAAGATCATAAAAGAGGGAAAAGGTGATGCCTCAAGACAGGAATGGCTTGAGCGTATACTTAAGTGGAAAGAAATTTATCCGGTTTCTTATCAGAACGACACCGACTCTTTAAAACCGGGTTATATAATAGAGAAGCTGCATGAGATTGTTAAAGATAAGGCTATTATATGTACGGAAGTCGGGCAGAACCAGATGTGGGCAGCTCAGTTTTTCAAATGCAGCAGGCCCAGGACTTTCATTTCTTCAGGAGGTCTGGGAACCATGGGTTTTGGTTTTCCATCATCAATAGGAGCGCAGTTCGGCTGTCCCGACAAACTGGTTTTTGATATTGCCGGTGACGGGAGCATTCAGATGGTATCCCATGAATTTGCTACTGCTGTTGTAAACAAGCTTCCTATAAAAATAATACTTTTAAATAACGGTAATCTCGGAATGGTGAAGCAATGGCAGGAACTTTTTTACAATAAAAGATATTCCGAGACACTTGTACGGGATTGTGTTGATTTTGTAAAACTTGTTGAAGCTTATGGCGGGACAGGAATAAGGGTAAAGAAAAAAGAAGATGTTGAAAAAGCAATAAAAGATGCGATTAATATTAATAATCTTGTGCTGATTGATTTTCATATTGATCCGGAAGAGAATGTTTTCCCCATGGTTGCTCCCGGTGCTCCTATCAGCGAAATGATGGTGCTTGGAAAGGAAAAAAAATGA